The following are from one region of the Elgaria multicarinata webbii isolate HBS135686 ecotype San Diego chromosome 13, rElgMul1.1.pri, whole genome shotgun sequence genome:
- the LOC134408205 gene encoding sulfotransferase 2B1-like isoform X2: MQEILGLIRHNGDPSWVRSLFVWDRSPWIGTTDGMKIALASPPPRLMASHLPFQLFPKSFLQSKAKVIYTLRNPKDVLVSYYHHTKFVKSMKDPGTVEEYLEEFLSGNVAFGSWFDHVKSWLEVKGRSNVFFNSYEEMQQDLRGSVEKICHFLGKELNSQQIDSVVENASFQKMKDNPKSNYTTVSDEHFDHKKGKLLRKGIVGDWKNHLTVAQSERFDRVYQEKMRGVNVTFPWD; encoded by the exons ATGCAGGAGATCTTGGGCTTGATCAGGCACAATGGGGACCCATCATGGGTTCGCAGCTTGTTTGTGTGGGACCGGTCACCATGGATAGGAACTACTGATGGTATGAAGATTGCCTTGGCATCTCCTCCACCCAGACTCATGGCTTCTCACCTGCCATTCCAGCTTTTCCCCAAGTCGTTTCTCCAGTCCAAGGCTAAG GTAATCTATACTCTGCGTAATCCCAAGGATGTGCTGGTCTCATATTACCACCACACCAAGTTTGTCAAAAGTATGAAGGATCCTGGAACTGTGGAAGAGTATCTGGAGGAATTCCTGAGTGGGAATG TGGCCTTTGGTTCCTGGTTTGACCATGTGAAAAGTTGGCTGGAGGTCAAGGGGAGATCCAATGTCTTCTTCAACAGTTATGAAGAGATGCAGCAG GACCTGCGAGGCAGTGTGGAGAAGATCTGCCATTTCCTTGGGAAGGAGCTGAATAGCCAGCAAATTGATTCTGTGGTGGaaaatgcctccttccagaagatgAAGGACAACCCGAAGTCCAACTACACCACAGTGTCAGATGAACATTTTGACCACAAGAAAGGGAAGTTATTGAGGAAAG GGATCGTCGGGGACTGGAAGAATCACCTGACAGTGGCACAGAGTGAACGCTTTGACCGCGTTTATCAGGAGAAGATGCGGGGAGTGAATGTGACTTTCCCATGGGACTGA
- the LOC134408205 gene encoding sulfotransferase 2B1-like isoform X1: protein MSSALYFTHKGISFSNIWYDVDTLNFVENEFQLLDDDVLNVTYPKSGTNWMQEILGLIRHNGDPSWVRSLFVWDRSPWIGTTDGMKIALASPPPRLMASHLPFQLFPKSFLQSKAKVIYTLRNPKDVLVSYYHHTKFVKSMKDPGTVEEYLEEFLSGNVAFGSWFDHVKSWLEVKGRSNVFFNSYEEMQQDLRGSVEKICHFLGKELNSQQIDSVVENASFQKMKDNPKSNYTTVSDEHFDHKKGKLLRKGIVGDWKNHLTVAQSERFDRVYQEKMRGVNVTFPWD, encoded by the exons ATGTCATCTGCACTGTATTTTACCCACAAGGGGATATCTTTCTCCAATATATGGTATGATGTGGACACACTCAACTTTGTGGAAAATGAATTCCAACTGTTGGACGATGATGTACTGAATGTCACTTATCCTAAGTCAG GTACCAATTGGATGCAGGAGATCTTGGGCTTGATCAGGCACAATGGGGACCCATCATGGGTTCGCAGCTTGTTTGTGTGGGACCGGTCACCATGGATAGGAACTACTGATGGTATGAAGATTGCCTTGGCATCTCCTCCACCCAGACTCATGGCTTCTCACCTGCCATTCCAGCTTTTCCCCAAGTCGTTTCTCCAGTCCAAGGCTAAG GTAATCTATACTCTGCGTAATCCCAAGGATGTGCTGGTCTCATATTACCACCACACCAAGTTTGTCAAAAGTATGAAGGATCCTGGAACTGTGGAAGAGTATCTGGAGGAATTCCTGAGTGGGAATG TGGCCTTTGGTTCCTGGTTTGACCATGTGAAAAGTTGGCTGGAGGTCAAGGGGAGATCCAATGTCTTCTTCAACAGTTATGAAGAGATGCAGCAG GACCTGCGAGGCAGTGTGGAGAAGATCTGCCATTTCCTTGGGAAGGAGCTGAATAGCCAGCAAATTGATTCTGTGGTGGaaaatgcctccttccagaagatgAAGGACAACCCGAAGTCCAACTACACCACAGTGTCAGATGAACATTTTGACCACAAGAAAGGGAAGTTATTGAGGAAAG GGATCGTCGGGGACTGGAAGAATCACCTGACAGTGGCACAGAGTGAACGCTTTGACCGCGTTTATCAGGAGAAGATGCGGGGAGTGAATGTGACTTTCCCATGGGACTGA